The nucleotide sequence CCGTTCGCCACCGTGATCCACCACGACTACGAGGGCTTCGACACGGACTCGGACCTGAACCGGGACGGCGTGTTCCGGCTCAACATCGCCGCCGGCCGCGACCGCTTCGAGGAGCTGCTCGGCTACCCTCCGGCCGCGTACGCGGCCAACCGCGACCGGTTCGACTACACCGCCCTCGACCGGCTGCTCCCCCACCCCGCCTACGCCGTCCAGGGCTGGGTCGCGATCCTCAACCCGGGCGAACGGACCAGCGCCCAGGCACGGGACCTGCTCGCCAACGCCCACGAGCGAGCCGCTCGGAGGCTGCGCCGCAACTAGCAGGGTTCCTCCGTATGTCAAGGCTCGGGGTGGCTACCTGGAGCATCAGGGGCTCGCCGACGCCGAGCGTGCCTCGGAGCGGTTCTTCATGACAGGGTTGGTGGCTGATGAGCATCGACGGCGTTCCGGCGATGCCCGGATGGCATGCCTCGAGAGGCGGTGGTCGAGATGGGCTCTACGGAATTGTCGGTCCTCGGGGTCCCGACGAGCGCCGGCGCGCATCACGCCGGACAGGACCTGGCGCCCGCCGCGCTGCGCGAGCGCGGTTTCGTCGCCGGGCTGCGGGGCGCGGG is from Actinomycetota bacterium and encodes:
- a CDS encoding DUF6194 family protein, whose protein sequence is MNADEITTLVAAMPGVVVLTVSEADDVPEAWWGDTFFYYDPHGDQPVDRRLPFATVIHHDYEGFDTDSDLNRDGVFRLNIAAGRDRFEELLGYPPAAYAANRDRFDYTALDRLLPHPAYAVQGWVAILNPGERTSAQARDLLANAHERAARRLRRN